From Triticum aestivum cultivar Chinese Spring chromosome 4A, IWGSC CS RefSeq v2.1, whole genome shotgun sequence, a single genomic window includes:
- the LOC123081774 gene encoding type IV inositol polyphosphate 5-phosphatase 9, with the protein MLENQSQAEVLWPRLVANKLFRKPSGSHAFVADFPAAAGAAEEEFDACGSPDADAQRCVKRPRPQQRNKTLKYRLFASTWNVGGVAPPDDLDLSDWLDTRNGTYDIYVLGFQEVVPLRARNVLGADKNRIGMRWNELVRAALNRSSPSPSPGATGGGEKQKVHPVRDGAGGLQSRDFRCVVSKQMVGILLTVWVRGDLRRFVRRPSVSCVGCGVMGCLGNKGAVSVRFWLRDTSFCFVCCHLASGGREGDEAHRNADAAEILRRTSFPRRHCSSSSPSLASPHKILDHDRVILLGDLNYRISLPEAKTRLLVERHDWKTLLENDQLRGEVSSEGGTFKGWSEGAITFSPTYKYHRNSDAYYGCAQLGRKGDKLKRRAPAWCDRVLWRGAGLRQTRYDRCESRLSDHRPVRAAFSVEVDAPWNLNSLRSFFLSERFDDRAKGPADGLFLLREDDHTTTSARYAEDV; encoded by the exons ATGCTGGAGAATCAGAGCCAGGCGGAG GTTCTGTGGCCGAGGCTGGTGGCCAACAAGCTCTTCAGGAAGCCCTCCGGGAGCCACGCCTTCGTCGCCGACTTCCCCGCGGCCGCCGGCGCCGCGGAGGAGGAGTTCGACGCGTGCGGCAGCCCCGACGCCGACGCGCAGCGCTGCGTGAAGCGCCCGCGGCCGCAGCAGCGGAACAAGACGCTCAAGTACAG GCTGTTCGCCAGCACGTGGAACGTCGGCGGCGTGGCGCCACCGGACGACCTCGACCTGTCCGACTGGCTCGACACCAGGAACGGCACCTACGACATCTACGTCCTCGG ATTTCAGGAGGTGGTGCCGCTGAGAGCGCGGAACGTGCTGGGCGCGGACAAGAACCGCATCGGCATGCGGTGGAACGAGCTCGTGCGGGCCGCGCTGAAccggtcgtcgccgtcgccgtcgccgggcGCCACCGGGGGAGGGGAGAAGCAGAAGGTGCACCCGGTGAGGGACGGCGCCGGCGGCCTGCAGTCGCGTGACTTCCGGTGCGTGGTGAGCAAGCAGATGGTGGGCATCCTGCTCACCGTCTGGGTCCGCGGCGATCTCCGCCGCTTCGTCCGCCGCCCCAGCGTCTCCTGCGTCGGCTGCGGCGTCATGGGCTGCCTCGGCAACAAG GGTGCCGTGTCCGTGAGGTTTTGGCTGCGTGACACGAGCTTCTGCTTCGTGTGCTGCCACCTCGCGTCCGGCGGCAGGGAGGGCGACGAGGCGCACCGCAACGCCGATGCGGCGGAGATCCTCCGGCGGACGAGCTTCCCGCGGCGccactgctcctcctcctccccgtcgctCGCCTCGCCCCACAAGATTCTAGATCACGA CCGGGTGATTCTGCTCGGCGACCTCAACTATCGGATCTCCCTGCCCGAGGCCAAGACCCGGTTGCTGGTGGAGCGGCACGACTGGAAGACCCTCCTCGAAAACGACCAG CTGCGGGGCGAGGTGTCGTCGGAAGGAGGGACGTTCAAAGGGTGGAGCGAGGGGGCGATCACGTTCTCGCCGACGTACAAGTACCACCGGAACTCGGACGCCTACTACGGCTGCGCGCAGCTGGGGAGGAAGGGCGACAAGCTGAAGCGGCGCGCGCCGGCGTGGTGCGACCGCGTGCTGTGGCGCGGCGCCGGCCTGAGGCAGACCCGGTACGACCGGTGCGAGTCGCGGCTGTCGGACCACCGCCCCGTGCGCGCCGCCTTCTCCGTCGAGGTGGACGCGCCGTGGAACCTCAACTCCCTCCGGAGCTTCTTCCTGTCCGAGCGGTTCGACGACCGGGCCAAGGGCCCCGCCGACGGCCTGTTCCTGCTCCGGGAGGACGACCACACGACCACCAGCGCGAGATACGCCGAGGATGTTTGA